Genomic window (Flavobacteriales bacterium):
GAAAAACTTACTGCTCCTACTGTTCTTGGAAAAATTGTTCTTCCTGTTGATAAGGCTAAAGAGAAGAAAAAAGAAAAACAAGCGGCAATAGAAGAAGCTAAACAGCGTCGTAAGCGTAAGAGAATTAAGAAAGTTAATATTGAGAAGACTGGTAAAAAAGTATCTCAACAACAACGTAATAAGAAGAAAGCAGAGCAAAAACCAGAAATTACTGATAAACAAATTCAGCAAGAAATTAAAGAAACACTTGCTCGTTTAAGTAATAAAGGGAAAAATAAAGGGGCTAAGTTTAGAAAAGATAAACGTCAAGCTAAGAGTGCTCAACGTGAAGAAGAATTAAAGCGAGCAGAAGAAGAAAAAGGAATATTGAAATTAACAGAGTTTGTAACTGTATCAGAATTGGCTTCAATGATGGGACAACAAGCAACTCAAATTATTGGAACGTTAATGTCAATTGGGATTTTTGCTTCTATCAACCAAAGGTTGGATGCTGAAACGTTGAAACTTGTAGCTGAAGAATATGGTTTCCAAGTAGAGTTTGTAAGTGCTGAAGTATCTGAATCTATTGAAGAGGTTGAAGATAATCCAGACGATTTAGAATCAAGACCTCCAATTGTAACGGTAATGGGACACGTCGATCACGGTAAAACATCTTTACTGGATTTCATTCGTGAAACAGCTGTTATCGATGGAGAGGCAGGTGGAATTACACAACATATTGGAGCCTATAGTGTAACTGGAGAAAGTGGTAGAAAAGTAACTTTCTTAGATACACCAGGACACGAAGCCTTTACAGCCATGAGAGCACGTGGTGCACAAGTAACAGATGTTGCCATTATTATTATTGCAGCAGATGACGATGTGATGCCTCAAACAAAAGAAGCGATCAACCACGCACAAGCTGCTGGTGTACCAATGGTGTTTGCTTTAAATAAAATTGATAAACCTGATGCCAACCCAGATAGAATTAGAGAGCAATTATCTCAAATGAATATTCTTTTAGAAGAATGGGGAGGAAAGTACCAATCACAAGAGATTTCTGCAAAGAAAGGTATTGGTGTTGAAGAATTAATTGAAAAGGTTCTTTTAGAAGCTGAGTTATTAGAGTTAAAAGCTAACCCTAAAAAGAATGCTGTAGGAACAGTAATAGAAGCTACCTTAGATAAAGGTAGAGGTTTTGTAACCACTTTATTGGTAGAAGCTGGTACACTTAAAGTAGGAGATGTATTAATTGCTGGAACTCAATATGGTCGTGTAAAAATTATGCACGATGAACATGGTAAAGTTGTTAAAGAAGCTGGACCATCTACGCCAGTATCAGTATTGGGTATGAATGGTGCTTCTGCAGCAGGTGATCGTTTCCATGTATTGGATGATGAAAAAGAAGTGAAAAATATCGCTTCAAAACGTCAACAATTACAAAGAGAACAAGGGTTGAGAACAACTAAACACTTAACACTTGAAGAAATTGGACGTCGTTTAGCATTAGGAGACTTTAAAGAGTTGAACATTATCGTTAAAGGTGATGTAGATGGATCTATAGAAGCATTATCAGATTCATTATTAAAACTTTCTCAAGATGAAATTCAGGTAAATGTTATTCATAAAGCAGTAGGACAAATTACAGAGTCTGATGTATTGTTAGCCTCTGCGTCTGATGCAATTATTATTGGATTCCAAGTTAGACCATCTGCTCAAGCTAGAAAGTTAGCTGAAAAAGAAGAAATAGATATCCGTCTATATTCTGTAATTTATAAAGCTATTGAAGAAGTAAAAGAAGCAATGGAAGGAATGCTTTCTCCAGATATTAAAGAAGAAATTCTTGGTACTGCTGAAGTAAGAGAAGCCTTTAAGATTTCTAAAGTTGGAACAGTTGCTGGATGCTTCGTAATAGAAGGAAAATTAGTAAGAAGTGAAAAAATACGTCTGATTAGAGAAGGTATTGTAATTTACACTGGTGACTTAGGGTCATTGAAGCGTTTCAAAGATGATGCAAAAGAAGTAGCAAGAGGATACGAATGTGGATTAAATATTGATAAATACAACGATATTAAAGTTGGTGATCAAATAGAATGCTTCACAGAAGTAGAGGTTGCTAGAAAACTGAAATAAAAAATACATTATACCAAATGTTTAAAGCCAGTTAATCAAATTAACTGGCTTTTTTTATCCTTATTTTTAGGTTATTAACCATTTTAAAAGTAATTAACAAAACGGAATGAAAATTCATTTAAAAGAACTGAAAACAAGGACAAGACTATTGTTTTGATCAACAAACAAAACGATCTCATCAATAGACTAATCATATAACCACCATAATACTTCTATATTATTCTTAGTTTTGTGGAAAACCCCAGGTTATGAAAAATGCAATAATACTCTTGTCTTTAATCAGTCTAATCTTTATTTCTTCTTGCAAAAAAGCTACACTCACTAAGAAATTAAATGATAGCACTTGGGAATTAAAGAAAGTGATGCAAGGAGATGAAGATGTAACTGTAAAGATTTTAAAGACACAAATGGTTTATTCGAGTATTGAATATGCTAAAGATGGTAATGGTGTTATTTTAGGAACTCCTAATCGCGAGGAACTTCAAGCTGAAGGAGGAACATGGACTTTAGAGAAGATTGTTCCTACTGTTGGAGATCGGTACTATTTAATAAGAAATTCAATCGAATATCAATACGGAAGAAGAAATGTTTTCAATGTTAGTGAATATGGAAGCGAAATGAAGCTTACAGAGAATAACGTACTGACACAAACTATTGACGACTATACCATTACTTACGAAAAAATAAATTAACACCCTATCCTTTAAATTAAGTTTCCTCCTATTCTTGTTTATATTTTCAATGAATGTATCTTTGTTTAGAAGTTCTTTATAGTTGAATCATTTCACTATAAAAAGCTTAATATTGTTGAATATAATTAAAGATACAAGTGAGTAGAGTAAAAGTATTAGAGGCACTGAATCAGGACCCTGGTTCAAGTATTGTAGTTAAAGGATGGGTAAGAGCTTTTAGAAGCAATCGTTTTATCGCATTAAACGACGGTTCTACAATCAACAACATACAGATCGTAATCGATGATACTGTAATCAATCAAGATATAATTGACAACATTTCTATCGGTGCCGCTATTGCAGTGACCGGAGATTTAGTAGAATCGCAAGGTAAAGGACAGAAAGTAGAAGTCTTAGCAACAGCAGTTACTGTTCTTGGAACTGCCAACCCTGAAGAAGTACAAAAAACAATCTTACAGCCTAAACGTCACTCATTAGAGTTGTTAAGAGAGCAAGCGCATTTGCGTTTTAGAACCAACTTATTTGGAGCTATTTTTAGAATTCGTCATGCCATGACTTATGCTATTCACAATTATTTTAATAGTAAAGGATTCTATAATTTACACACACCGATTATAACAGGATCTGATGCTGAGGGTGCTGGAGAAATGTTTAGAGTTACCAACTTTGATTTAACGAATATTCCATTAACAGAAGATGGAAAAATCGATGTTGAACAAGATTTTTTTGGAAAAGAAACCAACTTAACCGTTTCTGGACAATTAGAAGCAGAATTGGGAGCAATGGCCTTAGGGCAAGTGTACACATTTGGGCCTACATTTAGAGCGGAGAACTCCAACACTTCACGTCACTTAGCTGAATTTTGGATGATCGAACCAGAAGTCGCTTTTGCCGATTTACAAGACGATATGGAATTGAGTGAAGACTTTATGAAGTATGTCATTCAATACGCTTTAGATAACTGTAAAGATGATTTAGCTTTCCTATTACAAAGAGAGGCCTTTGAAGAAAAACAAAAACCACAAGCCGAACGTAACGAGCTAAACCTCATAGAACGCCTAGAATTTGTTGTTTCCAATGATTTCGAAAGAATTTCATATACAGAGGCCATTGAGATTTTACAACGCTCTAAACCTTATAAAAAGAAGAAATTTAAATATCCTGTAGAATGGGGGGTAGATTTAGCCAGTGAACATGAGCGTTTCTTAGTAGAAAAACATTTTAAAAAGCCCGTAATTATTTTCGATTATCCGAAAGAAATTAAAGCATTTTATATGCGTAACAATGACGATGGAAAAACTGTTGCAGCAATGGATGTTTTATTCCCAGGTATTGGAGAAATTATTGGAGGGTCTCAACGTGAAGAACGTTTAGAAGTCTTAAAGGAAAAAATAAAAGACTTCAACATTGAAGAAGAACACGTATGGTGGTATTTGGATACTCGTAAATTTGGAACAGCTCCACATGCTGGTTTTGGACTTGGTTTCGAACGTTTAATTATGTTTGTTACTGGAATGAGTAATATTAGAGATGTTATCCCATTCCCACGTACACCAAAGAACGCTGAATTTTAATTTAATTGGAACCCAACAGGTATATTGAATATCTGTTGGGTTTGTTTTTTTAGCTCTTCTCAATATATTGTTGAATATATTTCTTAGCCACATTCATTTTTACTAAGTCAGGATTTATATTATAAATATACTGAACTATTTGCCATAGTTTATCTTCTGTCCAATAGCTATTATCTTGAAACAGGTAGTACTTCTCCCCTCTATACATTATAATTAGTTGAAATGGTTCCGTAATACGATGTTGAATAGGTTCTATTACAAAATAAAGCTCCTGAATATTTCCCTCAAATATTCTTTTAATATTAATATCAGAATGGGAACATTGTATTAATTTAAAATTGAGTCCATCAAAAACGATTTCTTGAAAAAAAATCCATCTCTTTTTGGCTA
Coding sequences:
- the asnS gene encoding asparagine--tRNA ligase → MSRVKVLEALNQDPGSSIVVKGWVRAFRSNRFIALNDGSTINNIQIVIDDTVINQDIIDNISIGAAIAVTGDLVESQGKGQKVEVLATAVTVLGTANPEEVQKTILQPKRHSLELLREQAHLRFRTNLFGAIFRIRHAMTYAIHNYFNSKGFYNLHTPIITGSDAEGAGEMFRVTNFDLTNIPLTEDGKIDVEQDFFGKETNLTVSGQLEAELGAMALGQVYTFGPTFRAENSNTSRHLAEFWMIEPEVAFADLQDDMELSEDFMKYVIQYALDNCKDDLAFLLQREAFEEKQKPQAERNELNLIERLEFVVSNDFERISYTEAIEILQRSKPYKKKKFKYPVEWGVDLASEHERFLVEKHFKKPVIIFDYPKEIKAFYMRNNDDGKTVAAMDVLFPGIGEIIGGSQREERLEVLKEKIKDFNIEEEHVWWYLDTRKFGTAPHAGFGLGFERLIMFVTGMSNIRDVIPFPRTPKNAEF
- the infB gene encoding translation initiation factor IF-2, coding for MAVKRLSKVAREMNVGISTIVEFLDSRGIEISTNPNTKIEPAIYEQLLGEFQKSKSVKEKVDEVRSEKEEQKELVAKQKQAEKEAKLEEDRKTKETEETTSSGLKVLGKIDLPGKKPKAEKVEPKAVEETAPPKEEKQPEAVKPDTEKLKGPSVVGKIDLPNKTKKEKKEPVKKVAPKEEVKPVKEKAKEEPVVKEIETIKATAEKLTAPTVLGKIVLPVDKAKEKKKEKQAAIEEAKQRRKRKRIKKVNIEKTGKKVSQQQRNKKKAEQKPEITDKQIQQEIKETLARLSNKGKNKGAKFRKDKRQAKSAQREEELKRAEEEKGILKLTEFVTVSELASMMGQQATQIIGTLMSIGIFASINQRLDAETLKLVAEEYGFQVEFVSAEVSESIEEVEDNPDDLESRPPIVTVMGHVDHGKTSLLDFIRETAVIDGEAGGITQHIGAYSVTGESGRKVTFLDTPGHEAFTAMRARGAQVTDVAIIIIAADDDVMPQTKEAINHAQAAGVPMVFALNKIDKPDANPDRIREQLSQMNILLEEWGGKYQSQEISAKKGIGVEELIEKVLLEAELLELKANPKKNAVGTVIEATLDKGRGFVTTLLVEAGTLKVGDVLIAGTQYGRVKIMHDEHGKVVKEAGPSTPVSVLGMNGASAAGDRFHVLDDEKEVKNIASKRQQLQREQGLRTTKHLTLEEIGRRLALGDFKELNIIVKGDVDGSIEALSDSLLKLSQDEIQVNVIHKAVGQITESDVLLASASDAIIIGFQVRPSAQARKLAEKEEIDIRLYSVIYKAIEEVKEAMEGMLSPDIKEEILGTAEVREAFKISKVGTVAGCFVIEGKLVRSEKIRLIREGIVIYTGDLGSLKRFKDDAKEVARGYECGLNIDKYNDIKVGDQIECFTEVEVARKLK